In one window of Juglans regia cultivar Chandler chromosome 3, Walnut 2.0, whole genome shotgun sequence DNA:
- the LOC109011926 gene encoding zinc finger protein 8-like yields MDKTERETHDFMNVESFSQLPFIRPAPVKEKGIRLFGIEFGGDKHAGAGTDDQSESAETNTCEIDAKDNMNENGESNRRFECHYCCRNFPTSQALGGHQNAHKRERQHAKRAHLQSAMVHSSHLSDAHVYAGFMNYRLGSAPIPAMSYPSWNTSNTNTVAANGRYYGSHSSFSQPPPINGSPLALWRIPAAQSNPTFNRDPSLHPLPLFAGDELKPSHVGGSSSQSRYVYESKASVQDHVSLDLHL; encoded by the coding sequence ATGGACAAGACCGAGAGAGAGACCCATGACTTCATGAACGTCGAATCCTTCTCTCAGCTCCCCTTCATTCGCCCTGCACCAGTTAAGGAAAAGGGCATTAGGCTTTTTGGCATAGAATTCGGCGGTGACAAACATGCAGGTGCCGGCACTGATGATCAGTCCGAGTCTGCCGAGACCAACACATGCGAGATCGACGCAAAGGACAACATGAACGAGAACGGGGAGAGTAACCGCAGATTTGAGTGCCACTACTGTTGTCGAAACTTCCCTACCTCTCAAGCCTTAGGCGGCCACCAAAACGCCCATAAAAGGGAACGCCAACACGCAAAACGCGCACATCTTCAGTCGGCCATGGTACATAGTAGCCACCTCTCTGATGCGCACGTCTATGCAGGGTTCATGAATTACCGCCTCGGCTCCGCTCCAATTCCAGCAATGTCCTATCCATCATGGAACACTAGTAATACTAATACCGTTGCTGCTAATGGTAGGTATTATGGAAGCCACAGCTCGTTTTCTCAGCCTCCTCCTATAAATGGGAGTCCTTTGGCCTTGTGGAGAATCCCTGCCGCCCAAAGTAACCCTACTTTTAATCGGGACCCTTCGTTGCACCCGTTGCCATTGTTTGCCGGGGATGAGTTAAAGCCCTCACACGTTGGTGGGTCTAGTTCTCAAAGCAGGTACGTTTACGAATCGAAGGCTAGCGTCCAGGACCATGTGAGTTTGGATCTTCATCTGTAG
- the LOC109011929 gene encoding uncharacterized protein LOC109011929 — MSGKASSSQPSVRLSGSGGLSHVYIQYPPLRCNISGSRGLFYDDGNKLLHSPTSDQVFSWKTVPFSPLADPIADLISEGPVLSIRYSLDAKFIAVQRSNHDIQFWHRETGETFSQRCRSESESILGFFWTDCPLCDIVFVKTSGLDFFAYNSESKLLHLVETRKLNVSWYVYTHESRLVLLASGMQCKTFNGFQLSSAGIIRLPRFEIAMAKPEADSKPVLAAEDIFIVTVYGRIYCVQVDRVAMLLHLYRFYRDAVVQQGSLPIYSSRISVSAVDNVLLVHQVDAKVVILYDIFADSQAPISAPLPLLLRGLRRYNSSASRSGREDSESSEANIVSENEAAIYGDDWTFLVPDLICDAANKILWKIHLDLEAISASSSEMPSVLEFLQRRKLEANKAKQLCLAMARTVILERRPVAMVARAMDVLVTSYSHSIKMGSYLKGIKSEKALPSTVTHVSSPSSAADTTASRIGVLGKSAKHESAASADSEHFNRTSTFPTSDAEENASFEPPKTNSSDMQSVDSRVDVGANVQTSSSQHHLLGASNTPLDANISEQQEELTSPAISPDEMYDFVFAPVEEEMVGDPSYLVAIIVEFLRSANSEKIKVHPNLYVLTIQLLARNERYTELGLFVINKIVEPSKEVALQLLESGHQNIQTRKLGLDMLRQLSLHHDYVLFLVQDGYYLEALRYARKYKVNTVQPSLFLEAAYASKDSQHLAAVLRFFSDFIPGFQNTSDHNTYYRILNEMSSSIAGHCF; from the exons ATGTCTGGGAAAGCATCGAGTTCACAGCCTAGTGTCCGTTTGAGTGGATCTGGTGGTCTGTCACATGTTTATATTCAATATCCACCCTTACGATGCAACATTTCTGGATCAAGGGGTTTATTCTATGATGATGGAAATAAGTTACTACACTCCCCAACATCTGATCAG GTCTTCTCATGGAAAACTGTTCCCTTTTCTCCTCTTGCTGACCCTATTGCTGATTTGATAAGTGAGGGGCCCGTCTTATCTATACGGTATTCTTTAGATGCAAAGTTTATAGCAGTCCAGCGGTCTAATCATGATATACAGTTTTGGCATAGAGAAACTGGGGAAACTTTTAGCCAGAGGTGCAGATCAGAGTCTGAGAGTATTCTGGGGTTTTTCTGGACAGACTGTCCATTATGTGATATTGTATTTGTAAAGACCAG TGGGCTGGACTTCTTTGCATACAATTCTGAGTCGAAGTTGCTTCATTTGGTGGAGACAAGGAAATTGAACGTTAGTTGGTATGTTTACACACATGAAAGTCGTTTGGTTCTACTTGCATCTGGAATGCAGTGCAAGACCTTCAACGGATTTCAG CTTTCATCCGCGGGGATTATTCGTTTACCAAGGTTCGAGATAGCAATGGCTAAACCTGAAGCTGACAGTAAGCCCGTCCTAGCTGCTGAAGATATCTTTATCGTCACTGT TTATGGTAGAATATACTGCGTGCAAGTTGATAGAGTTGCAATGCTCCTCCACTTGTATAGGTTTTACCGTGATGCTGTTGTACAACAG GGTTCTTTACCTATTTATTCAAGCAGGATTTCTGTGAGTGCGGTTGATAATGTTCTGCTTGTTCACCAAGTTGATGCAAAGGTCGTTATACTGTATGACATATTTGCAGATTCTCAGGCACCCATATCTGCCCCACTTCCTCTATTATTGAGGGGTCTCCGCAGATATAATTCGTCTGCTTCTCGATCTGGTAGGGAAGATAGCGAAAGTTCAGAAGCTAATATTGTAAGTGAAAATGAAGCCGCCATCTATGGAGATGACTGGACCTTCCTTGTTCCCGACCTCATATGCGATGCCGCAAACAAGATTCTGTGGAAGATTCATTTAGATTTGGAG GCAATTTCTGCCAGCAGCTCAGAAATGCCTTCAGTACTAGAATTCTTGCAGCGGCGGAAGTTGGAAGCCAATAAG GCTAAGCAATTGTGTTTGGCAATGGCACGCACTGTTATTCTAGAACGCAGACCTGTGGCAATGGTTGCCAGGGCTATGGATGTTTTAGTTACCTCTTACTCCCACTCTATCAAAATGGGAAGCTATCTCAAGGGAATAAAATCTGAGAAGGCATTACCTTCTACTGTCACACATGTTAGTAGTCCTAGTTCTGCGGCTGACACAACTGCCAGTAGGATAGGTGTACTTGGGAAGTCTGCTAAACATGAATCTGCTGCTAGTGCAGACAGTGAGCATTTTAATAGAACTTCAACTTTTCCAACTTCAGACGCCGAGGAGAATGCCAGCTTTGAACCACCAAAGACCAATTCAAGTGATATGCAGTCTGTCGACAGTAGAGTGGACGTGGGCGCTAATGTTCAGACATCATCTTCCCAACATCATCTTCTTGGAGCAAGTAACACCCCACTGGATGCTAACATTTCTGAGCAGCAGGAGGAGCTTACTTCACCAGCAATTTCACCTGATGAGATGTATGATTTTGTGTTTGCTCCTGTTGAGGAGGAGATGGTGGGAGACCCTTCGTACTTGGTTGCCATCATTGTCGAGTTCCTCCGCAG TGCTAACTCAGAAAAGATTAAAGTGCATCCAAATCTTTATGTTTTGACCATACAACTGCTAGCACGCAATGAGAGATACACAGAACTTGGACTGTTTGTCATAAACAAG ATTGTTGAACCTTCTAAAGAAGTCGCATTGCAACTCCTTGAGTCTGGTCATCAGAATATCCAAACCAGGAAGCTGGGTCTGGATATGCTAAGGCAGCTTTCTTTGCATCATGACTACGTGTTGTTTTTAGTGCAAGATGGTTATTATCTTGAAGCTTTACGCTATGCAAGGAAGTATAAG GTCAATACTGTCCAGCCTTCATTGTTTCTTGAAGCGGCATATGCTTCCAAGGACTCTCAACATCTAGCTGCAGTTCTGAGGttcttttcagattttattCCCGGCTTCCAAAACACTTCAGATCACAATACCTATTATCGCATTCTCAATGAGATGAGCTCGTCCATTGCTGGTCATTGTTTCTGA